The Ichthyobacterium seriolicida sequence CACAAAAAGGTAGACACAACAGTCCCAAATAGAATTATTATACTTGAGATTATTCAAATAGATAGATAAAAAATAATCAGTTTTTCTTATCTAGAAAAACCATCTGTAAGGCAAGAAAAAGCTCACATTATATTGAAAATGAAGGTTTAGTCCGTCGTTGTGCATTCCTAATCCAGGAATGTATATGGCTTCTGCTGCTCCTTTGTCATCAGGAGCCCTCCCGTGAATAATATGACCTATATTCAAAGACCATCCAAAATAAATCATAGATGTAATCTCTACTTCTATACCGAAACAAAACTCCATAAAATGTGGATTTATCTCAACTAAACCTAAAGATTTACTGAATTCCATTTTAGGGTCATTGTCTTTTATCACATAATTCATTTTTTGCTTTACAAAAGCAGAACCATAGCGAAGGCCTATATAAACCATATTGTTTTCATCGTCAGTCCTTTTAAATAGATCGTAATTAACTCCTATTTTGAAAAATTTTCCCTCTTCAACAGCCTCTATAAAATCATTTTTAAAATTAGATTTTCCAATACCAAATTGCCCATTGATAAAATAACGATCATAAACCCTAGTATCTATAGTTGATCCATATGATTCTCTCCCATTGTACATACTCCAAATTGGAGAAAAGATATCTGCCCCTATCCTGAGACCATCGCTAGGGGGACTATAAGGAATGGTGTCTACCTCTATTTGAACTTCTTCATTAGAAGAAGTACTCTGAGCCTCTACATAAAGACTGCAAAACAGTAATAATACACTAATAATATATCTTAACATGCGTCTCATCGTCTACGGTAATATTCATTCCTGTCTCAACTAATTTTATCTCTTTTATGAGATTTTTACTGTATTCAAACTTAGGGTTGTTAAAAGTTATTTTATAACCACAAGCCTTAGATACAAAAACAGGCTTCCTATTGTATTTGACCTTGATAGTATCTTTGTTTTCTCCTGTAATAAATACAAATTCTGTGTGATTCTTTGTAAAATCCAATTTTAAATCTACGCTTTGAACATTTTTAGAATCTTTAATTATCGTATCTGTCGTGTCTTTCCATATGACAGTGAGATCTGTTAAGTGCTTCTTCTGATCTATATCCCTCCCTTTACTAGTCTTTTTTTTGGTAAAAAACTCCACTTTTAATTTTGGAGTGACGCCATCTATACAAACGTCATCTTTCTCACAGGATAAAAAGAGAAAAAATACTGATATTAAAACTATTTTTTTCATACTCCATTATTTTCTATCCATTTCCTTGCATTTATAAAGGCTTCTATCCAAGGAGATACTTGGTCATCTCTGTCGGGGTAATGCGCCCAATTCCAAGGAAAAATAGAACGATCTAAATGAGGCATCATAGCTATATGCCTCCCATCTTGAGTGGATAAAGCCATTGTCTCATAATCCGATCCGTTAGGATTAGCTGGATATTCAGAATAAGCATACTTGCCGACTATATTGTATTTGTCCTCTTCATAAGGCAAATTGAACTTGCCTTCACCATGAGCTGTCCAAATACCTAACCTCGTGTCGGACAAAGTGTGTAACATTACTGAATCGTTCCTTGGGATGTAAATGTTTATAAAAGCAGATTCAAACTTATTAGAATCGTTGTGTGACATTTTAGGCTTCTCACTGTGAGAAGGAGTTATAAGTCCTAATTCTATGAATAATTGACAACCATTGCAGACCCCTATAGATAAAGTGTCATTCCTGTCAAAAAAGTTATAAAGAGCCTTTTTAGCGTTGTTATTATACTTGAAAGAACCAGCCCATCCCTTAGCAGAGTTTAACACATCCGAGTTAGAAAAACCACCTATGGCTGCTATAAAATTCACATCTTTTAAATCTTCTCGGCCACTCATCAAATCAGTCATGTGCACATCTAATACATCAAAACCTGCTAGATAAAGAGCATAAGCCATCTCTCTTTCAGTATTACTTCCTTTCTCCCTTATAACAGCAGCCTTTATCTTAGGGCCTTGTTTTCTATCTGGTGAAATACCTAAATCTCTAAACTTTCCAGTGAAGTATTTAGGAAAAGAAAAATATAACGGCTGTTTTTTGTAATTCTCAAATCTCTCTCTGGCTTTATCTTTTCCACTCTGTCTACTATCTAATAGATAAGAAGTTTCATACCATTCATCCCTCAATTTTTGTATATCGAAATTGTAAACATTATCCATATTTACAATCTTCAAAATAGGCTTGTCAGTAACCTTTCCTATTTTTTTATAGTTAATATTTTTAGACTCTAATATCTCTTCTACATCATCCTTAGCTTGAAATATTATTCCAGCATTTTCTGAAAATAATAACTTTATAATATCGTTCTCTCCTATTTGCCCCAGAGATATCTCTGCTCCCAAATCGTTCTCTGCAAAACACATCTCTAACAATGTAGTTATAATACCTCCAGCAGATATATCGTGTCCTGCTAAGATCTTATCTTCTAATATCAGATCTTGAACAGTGTTAAATGCACATTTGAAGGCCTTAACATCTCTAATCGTAGGAGCTATATCCCCTATTTTATTTACTATCTGTGCAAAACTACTTCCCCCTAAACTATAAGCATCTCCCGAGAGATCTATATAATAGATATTACTTTTTTTATCTCTATTAAATACTGGCTTTATTACTTTTTTAACGTCTTGGCATTTACCTATAGCAGAGATGATAACCGTCCCTGGAGAATAGACAGGATCACCGTCAGGGTATTTTTGGGTCATAGACAATGAATCTTTACCCGTTGGGATATTTATTCCCAACTCTACAGCGAAATCTCTAAGACCTTTAACTGCCTCATACAACCTGTGATCTTCACCCTCATTTCCACAAGACCACATCCAATTAGCACTTAATGAAACACCATCTAATCTATCAGATAACGGAGCCCATATTAAATTTGTCAATGCTTCTGCTATAGAATTACGAGATCCCCCTACGGGGTCTATCAAAGCCGTTACAGGAGAATGACCTATAGAGGTAGCTATACCTTTATTCCCTCTGTAATCCAGAGCTACCACACCCACATCACTAAGAGGCAATTGCAGAGATCCAACTGTTTGCTGTCTAGCTACTCGACCTGTGACACATCTATCTACTTTGTTTGTAAGCCAATCTTTACAAGCTACAGCCTCTAGTTTCAAAACATCTGATAAGTATTCATCTAGTTTTTCTACATCATAATTTATACTAGAGAATTTTCTATCTACAGATTTGTCTATCACAGATCCTTGAGGAGTATTCTCGAATATATCTTCAATATTTAAATCTATAGGCTTTTCTCCTGTAATAGAACATTCTATTCTGAAGACCTTATCTCCTCTTACCTCTCCCACCACATACAAAGGCGCTTTCTCCCTCTTTGCTATCCTCTGTAAAATAGGCAGATCTTTAGGTTTTACTATAAGCCCCATACGCTCCTGAGACTCATTGCCGATTAACTCTTTGGCTGACAAGGTTTTATCGCCTATTGGCAATTTATTCAAATCTATGTAGGCTCCAGTCTTTTCAACTAATTCAGAAAGACAGTTTAGATGTCCTCCAGCTCCGTGATCATGAATTGAAACTATGATATTATCATCTGATTCTACCATAGACCTGATGACATTAGCCACCCTTTTCTGCATTTCAGGATTAGATCTCTGTATAGCGCTTAACTCTATAGTCTTTCTAAAATCTCCGGTATCTACCGAAGAAACAGAACTACCTCCCATGCCTATCCTATAATTATCTCCTCCTATAATAACAATTACATCTCCTTCTTCTGGGTTACTTTTAAAACTATCTTCTTTTTTTGCATATCCCACTCCACCTGCCAACATAACTACTTTATCAAAACCGTATTTCTCATCGTTTTCGAAGTGTTCGAATGAAAGTACAGATCCACATATAAGAGGTTGCCCAAATTTATTTCCAAAATCACTCGCACCATTAGAAGCCTTTATCAATATATCCGAAGGAGTCTGATATAACCAATCTCTAGGCTCTGTCGCCTTTTCCCAAAACCTACTACTAAGCGAACTATCGACGCTCTCCTTTAACCTAGAATAAGAAGTCATATATACGGCTGTCCCTATTAAAGGGAGACTGCCTTTACCTCCTGCTAGTCGGTCTCTTATCTCTCCTCCAGATCCAGTAGCCGCTCCATTAAAAGGTTCTACAGTAGTGGGGAAATTATGAGTTTCTGCCTTTAAGGATAAAACAGCATCTATATTTTTAGTTTTAAAGCTACTTGGTTGATCTCCTTTTTCAGGAGCAAATTGCTCTATTATATCTCCTTTTACAAAAGCCACATTGTCTTTGTAAGCAGAAACTATGTTGTCTGGAGATTTTTTAGACGTGTCTTTTATCAATTCAAAAAGGGTATGATCCTTTTCCTGACCGTCTATAATGTATTTACTATTAAAAATCTTATGCCTGCAGTGCTCTGAGTTTATCTGCGAAAAACCAAATACTTCAGAATCTGTCAATTTTCTATTTAAACGCAGACTTAGTTGATTTAAATAGTTAATCTCATTTTGATTCAAGGCTAAGCCCTCTTGTATATTATAAGAATCTATATCATCGATAAAGATGATATCTTCTCTTTTTATCTTTGTCTCTAAACTGTTTTCACATATGTTTTTATACAACTTCTGTAACATAGAATCGTATTCTACTTCTTCGCTGTACACTTCTTGAAACTCTTCTATTCGCTGTATGCCCTCTATACCCATACTTACAGTTATATCCACAGCGTTAGTACTCCAAGGAGAAATCATCTCAGGACTAGGCCCCAAGTAATATCCCTTTAAAGATTCACTATCTACCTTTTGAGCCTCGCCAAATAACCACTCTAATTTCTGTTGGGTTTGAGAATCTATATCTTTGGAACTAACCACAAAATAAACCTTACCAGATGGATTCTTATAAAACTGTACCATAAACCTTTAACATTAATTCTATTCACTAAATAATAAAGTGAAATTTTTCACACATGAAAAGACAAAACATCCCAATCATTATCCCTCTTCCCCAATAGGGAAGCCTTAAAAATCAGACCTGTAATATTTTAGACATCACATCATTTTTAGAATATTTATTTCCTTATTTTCTAAAAATCTCCATTCCCCTCTTTTTAGATTTTTTTTTGTAAAACCAGCGAAAAATACCCTGTCTAACTTAATGACACTATAACCTAGATGTTCAAAGATTCTTCTTACTATTCTGTTTTTTCCAATATGTATCTCTATGCCTACCTCCGTTTTTGGAGCGTCTTTTATATAAGATATCTTATCTACCACAGCAAGGCCATCTTCTAATTTTATCCCCTTGTAAACCTTTTCTAAATCAGACATACTGAACTTTTTGTCCAATGAAACGTGATATATCTTTTTTACTCTATGAGATGGATGAGTCAACTTTTTAGAAATATCTCCATCATTTGTAATTAATAGAACTCCTGTTGTCATTCTATCCAAACGACCCACGGGGTAAACCCTAGATGGAGTAGCATTTTTCACAAGGTCTAAAACCGTTTTTCTATCTCTTGGATCTTTAGTAGTGGTTATGAAATTCTTAGGCTTGTTCAACAATATATAAACTAACTTATCAAAAGTTATAGGCTTATCCCCAAAATGAACTTTATCAGTAGGATTTACTTTATAACCCATTTCACTTATGACCTTGCCATTTACCTTGACCTGACCTATTTTGATATGCATATCAGCCTCCCGCCTGGAACAAACCCCCGAGTGGGCTATAAATTTATTTAAACGAATCTTCCCCTTATCACTACTATTATCTTTCATATAATCTATAAAATATTGTAAGTATTCCTCTTATTATAAGAATCTTATTATTTGTTTTTTTAAGTTTTCACTTATGTAGGTTTTCTCATTACCCTCGCTGTCTATGTAGATAAAATAAACACTTATATCCTCACGAGACTCTTTTAAATGAGATATAGATTTATCAAAACCCATAGCCATAAACGCTGTAGCATAAGCATCTGCTATCATACAACTCTTAGATACCACCGAGGCACTTATAATATCGCTCTCTTGGTCTTCTCCTGAAATAGGATTTATTATGTGAACGCGTTTCTTATTAGTCTGTTTATCTATTGTGTATTTTCTATAGTTTCCAGAAGTGGCTACGGCTTGATCTTCCATAACTAAATATTCAGCTATTTGTCTGTCTAAATCCATTCTTGGAGACTCTATGCCTACCATCCATTTTTTACCATCTATCTTTTTGCCCTTTACTAATATCTCTCCTCCTATCTCTATCAAATAGTTTTGAGAGCCTTTTTTATCTAAAAGCCTACCCACAAGGTCTATAGCATACCCTTTGGCTATAGCATTAAAAGTAAAAATTACATCTGGATCGTCTTTATAGATATATCCATCTATCAATTTTAATTTACCAAAGCCCACTAAATTTCTAAGCTCTTGTAAATCCTTCTCGGAATCAGCATTGCCCATTTTTTCTAAAACATATACAGTAGGATCAAAATAACCCTCTGTCTTATTGTATATTTCTTTAGATTTAAAAAAAACCTCTTCAAACATCTCATCTATATACACAACCTTCCCATCATTTATCTTTGATATATCAGAATCTGCTGAATAAGTAGACATGGATTTGTTTATAACCTTAAACAGACTATCTATATCGGTTTTATAGTCCTGGTCTTCTCGAGCCGTATATTTAATGCTGTAAGTAGTGCCGAATACATCTCCTTCATATAAATGCATTATATCTATATTTTCCTCACATGCAGATAATATAAAAGAGATCACCAATAGAGACAAAACCCTTCCCAAGGAAAATGAAATCGATAACTTATTGAAGTTGCAAACAATATATTTTACCATAAAAGAATTATCTAAGTGTTGCTCCAAATTGGAGTTCTAAAGCGGATTGTATTTTATTCATGGTCTTTTCTATTCTCTTATCAGTAAGAGTTTTGTCTTGGTCTTGTAATACAAAACTTATAGAATAAGACTTCTTGCCTTTAGGTAGATTTTCTCCTTGATACACATCGAATAAATCTACTTCTTTTAGGATTTTTAACTCAGCACGAGTGCTAGCTTTGAGTATTTGCTGATACGACACCCCCTCATCTAAAAGCAATGAAAGGTCTCTTCTCACCTTAGGATATTTTGCCATATCCTCGTGTTTTATATTATCTTCTCTCAAAGATTCTAATATTTCATCCCAATAAAAATCAATGAAAATAACTCCTTGCTTTACATTAGCCCTTTTTAGGATATTAGAACTTACCCATCCCATAGAAGCTATTGTTTTACCATCTAATTCAATACCTAAACCCTCTGAGAAAAGATCGTTTTTTACAGGCACATATTCTGTGTCTTTAATCCCCAACTTATTTAGAATATTTTCCAATATTCCCTTTGAATAAAACAAATCTACATCTTGGTATTTCTTTATCCAATTATCTGAGCCTCTCTTTCCAGTTACAAATAGACTAAGTTGTTTTTTCTCTATATAATCTTCGCCTACTTGACGGTATACATTTCCAAATTCAAATAATTTGAGATCTGTCTCTTTTCTATTTATATTAAAACTAATCACTTCCAAGCCTCCAAATAACATGGTTTGCCTCATTAGGGATAAATCACTACTCAAAGGGTTTAATATTTTAACGTATTCATTCTCTTTCAAGGAGTTTGATGCAGTAGTGTAGGATTCCTTAGTTAAAGAATTTGTCATGATTTCATTAAAGCCATTATAAGAGATATAATCTGCTATAATTCCTGTGATTTTTTCTGGACAGTTCTTTTTATCATTACTGATAATAGGAATACTGACTTTCTCAGATGGCTCTATATTGTCATAACCGTAAATTCTCAATACGTCTTCTATTACATCTATTTCCCTTTCTACATCAACCCTATAGGCTGGCACCTGTATGTTAAGGGAATTTTTGTTCTCAGAAATTATCTCTATCTCTAGGCTCTTTAGTATTGATTTTATCTCAGACGACGACATCTCTTTTCCTATAATGCGTTGGGCTCTATCTATAGAAAAATCTATAACAGAAGCCTTTATAGGGTTGGGATAGTTGTCAAAAATATCTGAAGATATTTCTCCTCCTGCAATTTCACATATTAAAAGAGCAGCTTTTTTGAGTGCATAAAGACATAGATTTGGATCTATACCTCTTTCGAATTTAAAAGATGATTGAGTATTTATACTGTGCCTCTTAGATGTTTTTCTTATAGATACAGGATTGAAATAAGCGCTCTCTAAAAATATTTTATCAGTATTGTTAGAGACTCCTGAGAGTTTTCCTCCTAAAACGCCAGCTATACACATGGGCTTTTCAGAATCGCAAATAACTAAATCATCAGTATGCAGTTCTCTTTCTATTTCATCTAAAGTTGTGATCTTTTCGCCTTTAGAAGCCCTCCTTACAACTATTCCTCCTCTTATCTGATCTAAGTCGAAAGCGTGAAGTGGTTGGCCTAAATCGTGTGAAATATAATTTGTTATGTCTACAACATTGTTTACAGGAGAGACTCCTATACTAATCAATCTGTCTTGAAGCCATTTTGGAGAAGGCATTATTTTTAAATTAGATATACTCAGGCCTGCATAACGAGGTGCTAATACTTCATCTTCTACCTTTACAGAAATACAGTCTTTATCTTTAGAACTAATACTAAAATTGTCTATCGCCTTATTAGAATTCCAAATAAAGTTTTTATTCAAACGTTCATATGCAGCTTTAATATCACGTGCCACCCCAAAGTGACTCATGGCATCAGCCCTGTTAGGAGTTAGGCCTATCTCTATTATATAATCACTCTTTACATTGAAAACTTCTGAAGCAGGCATTCCAACGGGAAGGTCTTTATCTAAGACCATAATGCCATGAGATTTTTCACTACTAATACCTATTTCATCTTCAGCACAGATCATGCCATTGGAATCCAAACCCCTTATCTTTCTTCTCTTTATTTCGAATTCTTCTCCATTGTCACCGTAGAGAACAGTCCCAACTAAAGCGACTGGAACCTTTTGCCCCGCCTCTACATTAGCAGCTCCACACACGATTTCTAAAACACTCTCATTACCTACATCTACACTTGTGATATTTAGTTTTTCAGCATTGGGATGCTTCCGACAACTTAAAACCTCTCCGACTACTACACCTCTCAATCCACCCTTTACAGTTTCAAATACTTCTGTTGCCTCTACCTCTAAACCTATATCTGTAAGTAATTTACATACATGTTCTATAGTATCATCTATCTCTAGATAATCTCTCAACCAATCATATGATATTTTCATCTTTAAGAGTAAAAAAAAAGGGTTACAAATATATCAAATTGACATACTTTAGAATAAAAACTTACACAATGTATAGCCTCTTATCTTTAAAAAAATGAAAAAACTAAAATATCTGTTAATTCATCTTATCTATTTCTTCAATGGCTCTTTGCAATGCTGGATCTCTATTGTTTAAAATATCATCTTCGGTAGGTATAACAAAAATATCTGGCCTAACGCCCTTGCCCTCTAATACATTGTTGTCTTTATCTTTGAAAGCCATTACTGGCATATAAAAATACAAGTATTCATTTCCCCCTATTAAACCTCCATTAAATAAATCTTTATCACTAGATAATCCAGCAAATGCTCCACCACTGTAATCTCCTATAACTTTAACTTTACCTTGAGTTTTTAACATAATTGTAAGCACTTCAGACATACTAGCTGATCTTTCATCCATTAATATAACTACTGGAATGGGAGATTTAAGTCCAAAAGGATGAGTACTTGTATATACTGGAACCCAAGGAATATAGTTAA is a genomic window containing:
- a CDS encoding DUF6452 family protein, which gives rise to MKKIVLISVFFLFLSCEKDDVCIDGVTPKLKVEFFTKKKTSKGRDIDQKKHLTDLTVIWKDTTDTIIKDSKNVQSVDLKLDFTKNHTEFVFITGENKDTIKVKYNRKPVFVSKACGYKITFNNPKFEYSKNLIKEIKLVETGMNITVDDETHVKIYY
- a CDS encoding DUF6048 family protein; its protein translation is MLRYIISVLLLFCSLYVEAQSTSSNEEVQIEVDTIPYSPPSDGLRIGADIFSPIWSMYNGRESYGSTIDTRVYDRYFINGQFGIGKSNFKNDFIEAVEEGKFFKIGVNYDLFKRTDDENNMVYIGLRYGSAFVKQKMNYVIKDNDPKMEFSKSLGLVEINPHFMEFCFGIEVEITSMIYFGWSLNIGHIIHGRAPDDKGAAEAIYIPGLGMHNDGLNLHFQYNVSFFLPYRWFF
- the pheT gene encoding phenylalanine--tRNA ligase subunit beta — encoded protein: MKISYDWLRDYLEIDDTIEHVCKLLTDIGLEVEATEVFETVKGGLRGVVVGEVLSCRKHPNAEKLNITSVDVGNESVLEIVCGAANVEAGQKVPVALVGTVLYGDNGEEFEIKRRKIRGLDSNGMICAEDEIGISSEKSHGIMVLDKDLPVGMPASEVFNVKSDYIIEIGLTPNRADAMSHFGVARDIKAAYERLNKNFIWNSNKAIDNFSISSKDKDCISVKVEDEVLAPRYAGLSISNLKIMPSPKWLQDRLISIGVSPVNNVVDITNYISHDLGQPLHAFDLDQIRGGIVVRRASKGEKITTLDEIERELHTDDLVICDSEKPMCIAGVLGGKLSGVSNNTDKIFLESAYFNPVSIRKTSKRHSINTQSSFKFERGIDPNLCLYALKKAALLICEIAGGEISSDIFDNYPNPIKASVIDFSIDRAQRIIGKEMSSSEIKSILKSLEIEIISENKNSLNIQVPAYRVDVEREIDVIEDVLRIYGYDNIEPSEKVSIPIISNDKKNCPEKITGIIADYISYNGFNEIMTNSLTKESYTTASNSLKENEYVKILNPLSSDLSLMRQTMLFGGLEVISFNINRKETDLKLFEFGNVYRQVGEDYIEKKQLSLFVTGKRGSDNWIKKYQDVDLFYSKGILENILNKLGIKDTEYVPVKNDLFSEGLGIELDGKTIASMGWVSSNILKRANVKQGVIFIDFYWDEILESLREDNIKHEDMAKYPKVRRDLSLLLDEGVSYQQILKASTRAELKILKEVDLFDVYQGENLPKGKKSYSISFVLQDQDKTLTDKRIEKTMNKIQSALELQFGATLR
- the purL gene encoding phosphoribosylformylglycinamidine synthase, encoding MVQFYKNPSGKVYFVVSSKDIDSQTQQKLEWLFGEAQKVDSESLKGYYLGPSPEMISPWSTNAVDITVSMGIEGIQRIEEFQEVYSEEVEYDSMLQKLYKNICENSLETKIKREDIIFIDDIDSYNIQEGLALNQNEINYLNQLSLRLNRKLTDSEVFGFSQINSEHCRHKIFNSKYIIDGQEKDHTLFELIKDTSKKSPDNIVSAYKDNVAFVKGDIIEQFAPEKGDQPSSFKTKNIDAVLSLKAETHNFPTTVEPFNGAATGSGGEIRDRLAGGKGSLPLIGTAVYMTSYSRLKESVDSSLSSRFWEKATEPRDWLYQTPSDILIKASNGASDFGNKFGQPLICGSVLSFEHFENDEKYGFDKVVMLAGGVGYAKKEDSFKSNPEEGDVIVIIGGDNYRIGMGGSSVSSVDTGDFRKTIELSAIQRSNPEMQKRVANVIRSMVESDDNIIVSIHDHGAGGHLNCLSELVEKTGAYIDLNKLPIGDKTLSAKELIGNESQERMGLIVKPKDLPILQRIAKREKAPLYVVGEVRGDKVFRIECSITGEKPIDLNIEDIFENTPQGSVIDKSVDRKFSSINYDVEKLDEYLSDVLKLEAVACKDWLTNKVDRCVTGRVARQQTVGSLQLPLSDVGVVALDYRGNKGIATSIGHSPVTALIDPVGGSRNSIAEALTNLIWAPLSDRLDGVSLSANWMWSCGNEGEDHRLYEAVKGLRDFAVELGINIPTGKDSLSMTQKYPDGDPVYSPGTVIISAIGKCQDVKKVIKPVFNRDKKSNIYYIDLSGDAYSLGGSSFAQIVNKIGDIAPTIRDVKAFKCAFNTVQDLILEDKILAGHDISAGGIITTLLEMCFAENDLGAEISLGQIGENDIIKLLFSENAGIIFQAKDDVEEILESKNINYKKIGKVTDKPILKIVNMDNVYNFDIQKLRDEWYETSYLLDSRQSGKDKARERFENYKKQPLYFSFPKYFTGKFRDLGISPDRKQGPKIKAAVIREKGSNTEREMAYALYLAGFDVLDVHMTDLMSGREDLKDVNFIAAIGGFSNSDVLNSAKGWAGSFKYNNNAKKALYNFFDRNDTLSIGVCNGCQLFIELGLITPSHSEKPKMSHNDSNKFESAFINIYIPRNDSVMLHTLSDTRLGIWTAHGEGKFNLPYEEDKYNIVGKYAYSEYPANPNGSDYETMALSTQDGRHIAMMPHLDRSIFPWNWAHYPDRDDQVSPWIEAFINARKWIENNGV
- a CDS encoding FAD:protein FMN transferase, which encodes MVKYIVCNFNKLSISFSLGRVLSLLVISFILSACEENIDIMHLYEGDVFGTTYSIKYTAREDQDYKTDIDSLFKVINKSMSTYSADSDISKINDGKVVYIDEMFEEVFFKSKEIYNKTEGYFDPTVYVLEKMGNADSEKDLQELRNLVGFGKLKLIDGYIYKDDPDVIFTFNAIAKGYAIDLVGRLLDKKGSQNYLIEIGGEILVKGKKIDGKKWMVGIESPRMDLDRQIAEYLVMEDQAVATSGNYRKYTIDKQTNKKRVHIINPISGEDQESDIISASVVSKSCMIADAYATAFMAMGFDKSISHLKESREDISVYFIYIDSEGNEKTYISENLKKQIIRFL